The following are encoded in a window of Natrinema sp. HArc-T2 genomic DNA:
- a CDS encoding sugar MFS transporter, translated as MVKRRLWTAAVFLFIISDGITSQVRGALLPSIKDSFTVSDTLLGLVAPAGTLGYLFAAVAVGFAASRLDTRRFLLVGAGGTALFLSLLSQVPTYMLLLVFLLGQSLTIGVFRGLDRALLSTLYPKDRGRLFNIYALMWAIGATVGPLLVNQVLKSGDWRVTFLLLAAGFLPAFVLITQLELPSNLDKGESFSLAELRELLQNPAIVGMAVALLLSGGIEGGFFTWLPYYANQYFPRATANVVLSGFLVAYIPGRFVYSQLSGRVEPLTLLLTLALAAIPVLGYVFFISDGRGMILGVFLVGFFVSGFFPTLSAFGIDAVPHHSGPVNAIAISANFLGLSVVPVIMGIVSDQSTITTAMRLLIVSMAALALVIVASKVAVNRQTPTATVAD; from the coding sequence ATGGTAAAGCGAAGGCTCTGGACAGCAGCGGTATTTCTGTTTATTATCAGCGACGGAATTACCTCGCAGGTTCGTGGCGCATTACTGCCGAGTATCAAAGACTCGTTCACTGTTTCAGACACTTTACTGGGTCTAGTTGCACCAGCTGGTACGCTCGGATATCTCTTCGCTGCAGTAGCCGTTGGCTTCGCAGCGAGTCGACTCGATACCCGTCGGTTCCTCTTGGTTGGGGCGGGTGGGACGGCGCTGTTCCTATCGCTGTTGAGCCAGGTCCCCACATACATGCTACTGCTCGTATTCCTGCTTGGACAGAGTCTTACGATTGGTGTCTTTCGGGGATTGGATCGAGCACTGTTGAGTACACTTTACCCCAAAGATCGTGGCCGACTATTCAATATCTACGCGCTGATGTGGGCAATCGGTGCCACGGTAGGGCCACTGCTGGTCAACCAGGTCCTCAAGAGCGGCGACTGGCGTGTCACCTTCCTGCTGTTGGCGGCTGGCTTTCTCCCGGCGTTTGTGCTCATCACGCAACTCGAGCTCCCATCGAATCTCGATAAGGGAGAGTCGTTCTCGTTGGCTGAACTCCGGGAGTTGCTCCAGAACCCCGCCATCGTCGGGATGGCAGTGGCGCTGTTGTTGAGCGGTGGCATCGAGGGTGGCTTCTTCACCTGGTTGCCCTACTACGCGAACCAGTACTTCCCGCGAGCAACCGCGAACGTCGTCCTGTCTGGGTTTCTGGTCGCGTACATTCCCGGACGGTTCGTCTACAGCCAGCTTTCGGGCCGGGTCGAACCACTCACGCTCCTCTTGACGTTGGCACTCGCCGCAATCCCAGTCCTCGGATACGTCTTCTTCATCAGCGACGGTCGCGGGATGATTCTCGGCGTCTTCCTTGTGGGCTTTTTTGTCTCCGGGTTCTTTCCGACGCTCTCGGCGTTCGGAATCGATGCCGTTCCGCACCACAGCGGCCCAGTTAACGCTATCGCGATCAGTGCAAACTTTCTCGGCCTGTCGGTCGTCCCGGTCATTATGGGCATCGTCAGTGACCAGAGTACCATCACAACGGCGATGCGGCTGCTCATCGTCTCGATGGCCGCCCTGGCGCTCGTCATCGTCGCGTCGAAGGTGGCCGTCAACCGACAGACGCCGACAGCCACTGTCGCTGACTAA
- a CDS encoding aldehyde dehydrogenase family protein: MSKKVPTAVRSQYDLWIGGDKWSAGSDDRLAVVNPATEEPLADVAMGTTDDVDAAVENARDAFESWQRRPPKERTRILTDIAAAIREETDRLAQIETLENGKPLAEAREQVERCARHFEYYAGIADKIQGESIPLSEEYVDYTVREPLGVTAHIVPWNVPIYLFARSVAPALAAGNAAVVKPAEETPLGALELARLASEAGLPDGLLNVVPGYGTEAGAAITGHPDVNGITFTGSGPTGTAVAKSAIENVTETHLELGGKSPNVVFSDADWEAALDGTMTGIFSNAGQVCSAGSRLLVHEDIHEAFVDDLVERAESLEVGSGIEGADMGPLVSEAHFEKVLSYVEIGCEEVGEPVAGGSALDRDGYFVEPTIFDDVPIDTRIAQEEIFGPVLTVTPFADEDEAIELANATDYGLVAGVYTENVGRAHRFAREVDAGQIYINEYFAGGNETPFGGFKDSGIGRENGVQAIDNYTQVKNVCANIDRR, translated from the coding sequence ATGTCGAAGAAAGTGCCAACTGCAGTCAGGAGCCAGTACGATCTATGGATCGGCGGAGATAAGTGGTCGGCCGGGAGCGATGACCGGCTGGCGGTCGTCAATCCCGCAACTGAAGAGCCACTTGCCGATGTCGCGATGGGGACAACCGACGACGTCGACGCTGCAGTCGAAAACGCTCGCGACGCGTTCGAGTCATGGCAGCGTCGCCCACCCAAGGAGCGAACGCGGATTCTCACGGATATCGCGGCCGCCATCCGCGAGGAAACCGACCGACTGGCTCAGATCGAAACGCTGGAGAACGGCAAGCCGCTCGCGGAGGCCCGAGAGCAAGTCGAACGCTGTGCCCGCCACTTTGAGTACTACGCCGGTATCGCGGACAAGATCCAGGGAGAGTCGATCCCGCTCTCCGAGGAGTACGTCGACTACACCGTCCGCGAACCCCTGGGTGTCACCGCCCACATCGTCCCCTGGAACGTCCCGATCTACCTCTTCGCGCGGAGCGTCGCCCCCGCACTCGCCGCCGGCAACGCGGCTGTCGTCAAGCCCGCCGAAGAGACGCCGCTGGGAGCGCTCGAGCTCGCCAGACTCGCCTCCGAGGCCGGCCTCCCCGACGGCCTCCTCAACGTCGTTCCCGGCTACGGCACCGAGGCCGGAGCCGCGATCACTGGCCATCCTGACGTGAACGGCATCACCTTCACCGGCTCTGGTCCGACCGGGACGGCAGTCGCGAAAAGCGCCATCGAGAACGTCACTGAGACGCACCTTGAGCTCGGCGGAAAGAGCCCAAACGTCGTCTTTTCGGACGCCGACTGGGAGGCCGCCCTCGACGGGACGATGACGGGCATCTTCAGCAACGCCGGGCAGGTCTGCTCGGCGGGATCGCGCCTGCTCGTCCACGAGGACATCCACGAGGCGTTCGTCGACGACCTCGTCGAGCGTGCAGAGTCGCTCGAGGTCGGTTCCGGTATCGAGGGCGCGGACATGGGCCCGCTCGTCTCCGAGGCCCACTTTGAGAAGGTCCTGAGCTACGTCGAAATCGGTTGCGAAGAGGTCGGCGAGCCGGTGGCCGGCGGAAGTGCGCTGGACCGCGATGGCTACTTCGTTGAACCGACGATCTTCGACGATGTACCGATTGACACGCGCATCGCTCAGGAGGAGATCTTCGGGCCGGTACTGACGGTCACGCCATTTGCCGATGAGGACGAGGCCATCGAGTTGGCCAACGCGACGGACTATGGCCTTGTCGCAGGCGTCTACACTGAGAACGTCGGTCGCGCCCACCGCTTTGCCCGTGAGGTTGACGCCGGCCAGATCTATATCAACGAGTACTTCGCCGGCGGCAACGAGACGCCGTTTGGCGGGTTCAAGGACAGCGGGATCGGTCGCGAGAACGGCGTACAGGCCATCGACAACTACACGCAGGTGAAGAACGTCTGTGCGAACATCGACCGGCGCTGA
- a CDS encoding universal stress protein, translating to MTLQILVPLDDSPQSMAAVNHAVTHYPGADITILSIIEYTEKKTSLTRGGRGRDEGWYAAEREAAEDLLDEATDIVADHDGDVSTVVKDGSPSSEILDYVTDYNIDIVVMGFRKRSPTGKALFGSTAQDVLLSVECPVVTVPNPER from the coding sequence ATGACACTTCAGATACTCGTACCGCTCGACGACTCGCCCCAATCGATGGCCGCGGTCAACCACGCGGTCACACACTACCCAGGCGCCGACATCACGATACTCTCCATCATCGAGTACACCGAGAAGAAAACCAGTCTCACACGCGGTGGTCGTGGTCGAGACGAAGGGTGGTACGCTGCCGAGCGAGAGGCAGCCGAGGACCTACTCGATGAAGCCACCGACATCGTCGCTGACCACGATGGTGACGTCAGCACTGTCGTCAAAGATGGGAGCCCGTCGAGCGAAATCCTCGACTACGTGACCGATTATAATATCGACATTGTCGTGATGGGATTCCGGAAGCGGAGTCCGACCGGGAAGGCCCTTTTCGGGTCGACCGCTCAGGACGTTCTGCTGTCGGTCGAATGTCCCGTGGTCACTGTTCCGAATCCGGAACGCTGA
- a CDS encoding AMP-binding protein: MAEQEEPVTETGIVHEPSREFVESTNVWRFMQEYGIDDYDDLIKRTTTEINGIPDSGVEWFWDELVDYLDIEFYTDYDHVRDNTTGPQFTDWYPGGELNIAHNVLDRHAAPDSERRNKVACIWEAEDGEIREVTYHELHRQANQVANTLEARGVETGDTVGLYMPMVPEVISILYGCFKVGAIAVPIFSGFGVDAAATRIEDSECSVLFTGDGFQRRGGEITLKGTADDAIEQAGHVEHTIVFDRLGLASDDEIPWHDDRDEHWADTVETQDDNYDTTALSSDQESMLLYSSGTTGKPKGIVHTHAGAVMQAAKELHFGFDLKPSDRFFWVSDIGWMMGPWTLIGNHAFGGTVFMYEGAPDHPQPDRFWQLIDRHELTQFGISPTAIRALRKQGDEWIKGYDLSSLRMLGSTGEPWDAESWLWFYEHVGGGDTPIVNISGGTEIMGCFLMPMPIQPLKPGTLGGPGLGMNIDIVDGDGNSIKDDHERGYLVARDSCPSMTKSLWSGDERYLEEYWSSFEDPPLWDHGDWAQKDEDGLWFLHGRADDALNVAGRKVGPAEVEGAAMEHDSVNQAAAVGVPDDTTGTAVVLYVIVEDGFEEADELREEIRAMVGQEHGKPFRPREVLFVDEFPKTQSGKIIRRAVEATYTGEDLGDMSSIENPEALDNVENAR, encoded by the coding sequence ATGGCGGAGCAAGAAGAGCCAGTGACAGAGACGGGTATCGTCCACGAGCCGAGCCGGGAATTCGTCGAATCGACGAACGTCTGGCGGTTCATGCAGGAGTACGGAATCGACGACTACGACGATCTCATCAAACGTACGACGACCGAGATCAACGGCATCCCCGATTCGGGTGTCGAGTGGTTCTGGGACGAACTCGTCGACTATCTCGACATTGAGTTCTACACGGACTACGACCACGTGCGAGACAACACCACGGGACCGCAGTTCACCGACTGGTATCCCGGCGGCGAACTCAACATCGCTCATAACGTTCTCGACAGACACGCTGCTCCCGACAGCGAACGGCGGAACAAGGTCGCCTGCATCTGGGAAGCCGAAGACGGCGAGATCCGCGAGGTGACCTATCATGAACTGCATCGCCAGGCCAACCAGGTTGCCAACACCCTCGAGGCGCGTGGCGTCGAGACCGGCGACACCGTTGGCCTGTATATGCCGATGGTCCCCGAGGTCATATCCATCCTCTACGGCTGTTTCAAGGTCGGCGCGATCGCGGTCCCCATCTTCTCGGGCTTCGGCGTCGACGCCGCTGCGACACGCATCGAAGACTCCGAGTGCAGCGTCCTGTTCACCGGTGACGGCTTCCAGCGACGGGGAGGGGAGATTACGCTGAAAGGGACGGCCGACGACGCCATCGAACAGGCCGGCCACGTTGAGCACACCATCGTCTTCGACCGACTCGGACTCGCCAGCGACGATGAAATCCCCTGGCATGATGACCGCGACGAACACTGGGCCGACACCGTCGAAACCCAGGATGACAACTACGATACCACGGCGCTTTCGTCGGATCAGGAGTCGATGCTCCTGTACTCGTCGGGCACCACCGGCAAACCCAAAGGCATCGTTCACACCCACGCCGGTGCAGTGATGCAAGCCGCCAAGGAGCTTCACTTCGGGTTCGATCTCAAGCCCTCGGACCGATTTTTCTGGGTGTCGGATATCGGATGGATGATGGGACCCTGGACGCTGATCGGCAACCACGCCTTCGGTGGAACCGTCTTCATGTACGAAGGTGCGCCGGATCACCCCCAGCCGGATCGATTCTGGCAGCTGATCGACCGCCACGAACTCACTCAGTTCGGCATCTCACCCACGGCGATTCGCGCCCTCCGCAAACAGGGTGATGAGTGGATCAAAGGCTACGACCTCTCTTCGCTCCGCATGCTCGGGTCGACGGGCGAACCCTGGGACGCCGAGTCCTGGCTCTGGTTCTACGAGCACGTCGGTGGCGGCGACACACCCATCGTGAACATCAGCGGGGGCACCGAGATCATGGGCTGTTTCCTCATGCCGATGCCGATCCAACCGCTCAAACCCGGGACGCTCGGCGGTCCTGGTCTTGGCATGAACATCGACATCGTCGATGGCGACGGCAACAGCATCAAGGACGACCACGAGCGCGGGTATCTGGTGGCGCGTGACTCCTGTCCGTCGATGACGAAATCGCTCTGGTCCGGTGATGAGCGGTACCTCGAGGAGTACTGGTCATCGTTCGAGGACCCACCGCTGTGGGACCACGGTGACTGGGCGCAGAAAGACGAGGATGGTCTCTGGTTCCTCCACGGACGCGCCGACGACGCCCTCAACGTCGCCGGTCGCAAGGTCGGTCCGGCAGAGGTCGAAGGCGCTGCAATGGAACACGACAGCGTGAACCAAGCTGCGGCCGTCGGCGTCCCCGACGACACGACGGGGACAGCAGTGGTTCTCTACGTCATCGTCGAGGACGGATTCGAGGAAGCCGATGAGCTGCGCGAAGAGATTCGAGCGATGGTCGGCCAAGAGCACGGCAAGCCGTTCCGCCCACGAGAGGTGCTGTTTGTCGACGAGTTCCCCAAAACACAATCTGGAAAGATCATTCGACGGGCCGTCGAGGCGACCTACACCGGCGAGGACCTCGGTGACATGAGCAGCATCGAGAATCCGGAAGCGCTCGACAACGTCGAGAACGCCAGGTAA
- a CDS encoding metal-sulfur cluster assembly factor, which produces MRIIEHAEQDHITPDTEFDSDLKMAIKAQLQEVLDPCSCITDNPIDLVDLGIIDDITVDEQTGEARIDILLTSQRCMYVIDITDEIKERVESLEGIEEAEVHQVTSGKVWTAERMSEQQQRERRERFQERVEAADITPYAERSD; this is translated from the coding sequence ATGCGTATAATCGAACACGCCGAGCAAGATCACATCACACCCGACACCGAGTTCGACAGTGATCTCAAGATGGCTATCAAGGCACAGCTTCAAGAGGTTCTCGACCCCTGTAGCTGTATCACCGACAACCCGATCGATCTCGTCGATCTCGGTATCATCGACGACATCACGGTCGACGAGCAGACTGGCGAGGCGCGGATCGACATCCTGCTGACCTCCCAGCGGTGCATGTACGTCATCGACATCACCGACGAGATCAAAGAGCGCGTTGAGTCTCTCGAGGGGATTGAGGAGGCCGAGGTTCATCAGGTGACCAGCGGGAAAGTCTGGACGGCGGAACGCATGTCCGAACAGCAGCAGCGAGAACGCCGAGAGCGCTTCCAGGAGCGCGTCGAGGCTGCGGACATCACACCCTACGCGGAGCGCTCGGACTGA
- a CDS encoding SDR family NAD(P)-dependent oxidoreductase, producing MGDRLSGKAAIVTGASSGNGRAIARRFAEEGASITVADIREDPRMGGEPTHELITDAGGEAQFLECDVSSIADLQEVVEATVDAYGSLDVMVNNAGVERQLPIEEADEDDYDWLMDINLKGVYFGCQAAIQQMVDQDDGGAIVNMSSMAGIRGLENSSLYCTSKGGVTNLTRELAVEHGENDIRVNALNPGFIETAMTTKDGETADNLLDQTPLGRAGQPEEVADATLFLASDESSYVSGHNLVMDGGFTA from the coding sequence ATGGGAGATAGACTCAGCGGCAAGGCTGCGATAGTGACTGGAGCATCGTCAGGCAACGGTCGTGCTATTGCGCGCCGCTTCGCGGAAGAAGGCGCCAGTATCACCGTCGCAGACATCCGCGAGGACCCACGAATGGGTGGAGAACCGACACACGAACTCATCACCGATGCAGGCGGCGAGGCGCAGTTCCTCGAGTGTGACGTCAGTTCGATCGCGGACCTACAGGAAGTTGTCGAGGCAACGGTCGACGCGTACGGCTCGCTTGATGTCATGGTGAACAACGCAGGCGTCGAACGCCAGCTTCCCATCGAGGAGGCCGACGAGGATGACTACGACTGGCTGATGGATATCAATCTCAAGGGGGTCTATTTCGGCTGTCAGGCAGCTATCCAGCAGATGGTCGACCAGGACGACGGCGGCGCCATCGTGAACATGTCCTCGATGGCTGGGATTCGCGGCCTAGAGAACTCCTCGCTGTACTGCACCTCGAAAGGGGGCGTAACGAACCTGACCCGAGAGCTAGCTGTTGAACACGGAGAAAACGACATCCGCGTGAACGCACTCAATCCGGGGTTCATCGAGACGGCGATGACGACGAAAGACGGCGAAACAGCTGACAATCTCCTCGATCAGACGCCGCTCGGGCGGGCGGGTCAGCCCGAGGAAGTCGCCGACGCAACGCTGTTTCTCGCCAGTGATGAGTCGTCGTACGTCAGCGGTCACAACCTCGTGATGGACGGCGGATTCACTGCGTGA
- a CDS encoding NAD(P)/FAD-dependent oxidoreductase, which yields MAVNVIVLGAGYASTGAITKLQSELSDNAQLTWIADVDYHLVLHESHRVIRDPSVQSDITFPVDGIADPSTRFIQDKVVGLNVEDQVVELAASDDVEYDYVLVALGSQTAYYGIPGLEEHSLTLKNLDDALEIHKAVKEASQAAARSEPAQVVIGGAGLSGIQTAGEIAEFRDQHHAPIEVHLVEALEEIFPGNDPACQQALRDRLEDAGVQIHTDDPITKATDKHIQFDKGAPLNHDILIWTGGITGRDTLADADLGKEHNRVNTGANFQTSDDCVFAIGDSAIIDQGDQPAPPTAQAAWQAAEVAGENIARAIENRPLRTWEHEDKGTVISVGEEAVAHKVKPAFGISLPVDTFTGVPAQMLKKLIAARWIADITSWNEARKSWSSL from the coding sequence ATGGCAGTGAACGTCATCGTACTCGGTGCCGGATACGCCAGTACCGGCGCGATCACTAAACTTCAGTCAGAACTGAGCGACAACGCACAGCTTACGTGGATCGCTGATGTCGACTATCACCTCGTTTTGCACGAGTCTCATCGCGTAATTCGAGATCCGTCAGTCCAGTCGGACATCACGTTCCCTGTCGATGGGATCGCGGACCCGTCGACCCGGTTCATTCAGGACAAGGTCGTTGGACTCAACGTCGAGGATCAGGTTGTCGAACTCGCAGCAAGCGACGATGTCGAATACGACTACGTCCTTGTTGCGCTGGGCAGCCAGACCGCCTACTACGGTATCCCTGGTCTCGAGGAACACTCCCTAACGCTCAAAAACCTCGATGACGCCCTCGAGATCCACAAGGCTGTCAAAGAAGCAAGTCAGGCTGCGGCCCGTAGCGAGCCCGCACAGGTGGTCATCGGCGGTGCCGGCCTCTCTGGCATCCAGACTGCCGGCGAGATCGCTGAGTTCCGTGACCAACACCACGCACCCATCGAGGTCCATCTGGTCGAAGCCCTCGAGGAAATCTTCCCGGGTAACGACCCGGCGTGCCAACAGGCCCTGCGCGATCGACTCGAAGACGCTGGCGTCCAGATCCACACCGACGATCCGATTACCAAAGCCACCGACAAGCATATCCAGTTCGACAAGGGCGCTCCCCTCAATCACGACATCCTCATCTGGACTGGCGGGATCACGGGGCGCGATACGCTTGCAGATGCCGACCTCGGGAAAGAACACAACCGCGTCAACACAGGCGCGAACTTCCAGACCTCCGATGACTGCGTCTTCGCTATCGGGGACTCGGCGATCATCGATCAGGGTGACCAGCCTGCCCCACCGACAGCACAGGCCGCCTGGCAGGCTGCGGAAGTCGCTGGCGAGAACATTGCCCGTGCGATCGAGAACCGACCGCTCCGGACCTGGGAACACGAGGACAAAGGGACCGTCATCTCCGTCGGCGAAGAAGCTGTCGCCCACAAGGTCAAGCCGGCCTTCGGCATCTCCCTACCCGTCGACACCTTCACCGGCGTGCCAGCACAGATGCTCAAAAAGCTCATCGCCGCCCGCTGGATAGCGGATATTACGTCCTGGAACGAAGCTCGCAAGTCTTGGTCCTCGCTGTAG
- a CDS encoding gamma carbonic anhydrase family protein → MERSVLGSTPEIADSAFVSELAYAVGDVTVGEQSSLWPFVCLRGDGGPTVVGSETNVQEFSMLHGATIGDRVTIGHNVVIDYATVEDDSLIGMSSTVQRDAVIESNCLVAAGSLVTEGQTIPEGHLAYGAPAETRPIKDSHLEELVRVQELYVEHTETYKEAGLE, encoded by the coding sequence ATGGAACGATCAGTACTGGGCTCAACCCCGGAAATCGCGGACTCGGCGTTCGTTTCGGAACTGGCATACGCAGTAGGAGACGTCACCGTGGGCGAGCAATCGAGCCTTTGGCCATTCGTCTGCCTTCGTGGCGACGGTGGACCGACCGTCGTTGGTAGCGAAACCAACGTTCAGGAGTTCTCGATGTTGCACGGCGCGACCATTGGCGACAGAGTGACCATCGGGCACAACGTTGTCATCGACTACGCAACCGTCGAAGATGATTCGCTCATTGGGATGTCCAGTACCGTCCAGAGAGACGCCGTCATCGAATCAAACTGTCTCGTCGCCGCGGGTAGTCTGGTGACCGAGGGGCAGACGATTCCGGAAGGCCACCTCGCGTACGGCGCCCCGGCGGAGACGCGGCCGATCAAGGACTCTCATCTCGAGGAACTCGTTCGGGTGCAAGAACTGTACGTAGAGCACACCGAGACCTATAAGGAGGCCGGGTTGGAGTAG
- a CDS encoding aldehyde dehydrogenase family protein yields the protein MSREALAAVSNQYGLWIDGEEQPAETDEQLSVLNPATEGELATVAIATENDVDEAVRVARDAFETWNRQTPAERGRILTDIAAAIRNEKERLAQIETLENGKPLTEARGQVERAARHFEYYAGIADKIQGESIPLSETYVDYTVREPLGVTAHIVPWNVPIYLFARSVAPALAAGNAAVVKPARETPLGALELAQLATDVGLPDGLLNVVSGHGSEAGAALTGHPEVSSVTFTGSDSTGVRVGKSAIENVSEVVLELGGKSPNVVFPDADWEAALEGVITGIFSNAGQVCSAGSRLLVHEEIHDEFIADLADRATALDVGPGIDDADMGPLTSDDHLEEVLEYIDIGRQEAGDPVIGGDRLDGDGYFVEPTIFDSVTHDMRIAQEEIFGPVLTVSTFADEEEAIELANATDYGLVAGIYTENVGRAHRFAREVDAGQIYINEFFAGGNETPFGGFKQSGIGRDNGVQAIDNYTQIKNVCANIDHR from the coding sequence ATGTCCAGAGAAGCACTTGCTGCAGTTAGCAACCAGTATGGCCTGTGGATCGACGGAGAAGAACAGCCAGCCGAGACAGACGAGCAACTATCGGTTCTCAATCCTGCGACGGAAGGTGAACTTGCCACCGTTGCGATAGCTACCGAAAACGACGTTGACGAGGCGGTCCGCGTCGCTCGTGATGCGTTCGAGACGTGGAATCGTCAGACGCCGGCGGAACGTGGACGCATTCTCACGGATATTGCAGCTGCAATCCGCAATGAGAAGGAACGACTTGCGCAAATCGAGACGCTGGAAAACGGGAAACCACTGACAGAAGCGCGTGGCCAGGTCGAACGTGCAGCTCGCCACTTCGAATACTATGCTGGTATCGCGGATAAGATCCAGGGCGAGAGCATTCCACTCTCCGAGACGTACGTCGATTACACCGTTCGCGAACCACTCGGAGTTACCGCCCACATCGTTCCGTGGAACGTTCCGATCTATCTGTTCGCTCGGAGCGTTGCACCCGCACTCGCCGCTGGAAACGCGGCGGTCGTTAAACCGGCCAGGGAAACGCCGCTTGGCGCTCTCGAACTCGCCCAACTTGCGACCGATGTCGGATTGCCTGACGGCCTCTTGAACGTTGTCTCTGGACACGGTAGCGAGGCAGGCGCCGCTCTCACCGGCCATCCGGAGGTAAGCAGTGTTACTTTCACTGGATCAGACTCGACTGGGGTCAGGGTCGGGAAGAGTGCTATCGAGAATGTCTCAGAGGTGGTCCTCGAACTGGGTGGGAAGAGCCCGAACGTTGTTTTCCCTGATGCCGACTGGGAAGCAGCGCTCGAGGGGGTGATCACCGGAATCTTCAGCAATGCCGGACAGGTCTGTTCTGCTGGATCGCGGTTGCTGGTTCACGAAGAGATCCACGACGAATTCATTGCAGATCTTGCTGACCGCGCGACCGCTCTGGATGTTGGTCCGGGCATCGACGACGCCGACATGGGGCCGCTAACTTCGGACGATCATCTCGAAGAGGTGCTCGAGTACATCGACATTGGCCGTCAAGAGGCTGGTGACCCCGTCATTGGAGGGGACAGGCTTGATGGTGACGGATACTTCGTCGAACCAACGATCTTTGATTCCGTGACCCACGACATGCGTATCGCCCAAGAGGAGATTTTCGGACCCGTCCTCACCGTCTCAACGTTCGCTGATGAAGAAGAGGCCATCGAACTCGCCAATGCGACCGATTACGGCCTCGTCGCGGGAATCTACACCGAGAACGTCGGTCGTGCTCACCGCTTTGCCCGTGAGGTCGATGCCGGCCAGATCTACATCAATGAGTTCTTTGCGGGCGGCAATGAGACGCCGTTCGGCGGCTTCAAGCAGAGTGGCATCGGCCGTGATAACGGCGTACAGGCCATCGACAACTATACGCAAATCAAGAACGTCTGTGCGAATATCGATCACCGCTGA
- a CDS encoding amidohydrolase family protein, whose protein sequence is MLDNGALVVDSVSHCFNHAEENLKHPHAQRWNDETFELGEQLQPEKYVHPKEVFHRDHSVEELERLLFVESQVDYTNYHSLPLDDYFHDGLVSREKGFKLRDRNPNRVSMYVDINPLDDDAVEQVEYYVKEKDVEGIKLYPARYQNGQDLSLQLNEDAVRPVLEKAAELDVTSVGIHKFIPFATAPVRYFRMSDVEDAANAFPELNFEVIHAGFSFLEETVFAMASHENVYANLENTIHMACSRPRKFARSLGEMLYWAGPDRIVFSGGATALHPQAAIESFWDFEIPEDMRAGNDYPQVTDEIKEKILGKNAFRLLDKDPEKVRKDIKGDKWEQKRQERRETGDYPAEPWSTYDTPA, encoded by the coding sequence ATGTTAGACAATGGCGCCCTAGTTGTTGATTCAGTATCGCACTGTTTCAACCACGCAGAGGAGAATCTGAAACACCCACACGCACAGCGTTGGAACGACGAGACGTTCGAACTCGGCGAGCAACTCCAGCCCGAGAAGTACGTCCACCCGAAAGAAGTGTTCCACCGCGACCACTCAGTTGAAGAACTCGAACGGCTGCTTTTCGTGGAGAGTCAAGTCGATTACACGAACTATCACTCGTTGCCGCTCGACGACTACTTCCACGACGGATTGGTCTCCCGAGAGAAAGGGTTCAAGCTTCGCGACCGTAATCCCAACCGCGTCTCGATGTACGTCGACATCAACCCGCTCGACGACGACGCCGTCGAGCAGGTCGAGTACTACGTCAAAGAGAAAGACGTCGAGGGGATCAAGCTCTACCCCGCCCGCTACCAGAACGGCCAGGACCTCTCGCTGCAACTCAACGAGGACGCGGTCCGCCCCGTCCTGGAGAAAGCCGCCGAACTAGACGTGACGTCCGTCGGCATCCACAAGTTCATCCCGTTCGCGACGGCACCGGTCCGCTACTTCCGCATGAGTGACGTTGAGGACGCCGCGAACGCCTTCCCCGAACTCAACTTCGAGGTCATCCACGCCGGCTTCTCGTTCCTCGAGGAAACCGTCTTCGCGATGGCGAGCCACGAGAACGTCTACGCGAACCTCGAAAACACGATTCACATGGCCTGCTCGCGACCGCGGAAGTTCGCCCGTTCACTCGGAGAGATGCTCTACTGGGCCGGCCCGGACCGCATCGTTTTCTCCGGCGGCGCAACGGCGCTGCACCCGCAGGCGGCCATTGAGTCTTTCTGGGACTTCGAGATTCCCGAAGACATGCGCGCCGGCAACGACTACCCACAAGTTACCGATGAGATCAAAGAAAAGATCCTTGGGAAGAATGCCTTCCGACTCCTGGACAAAGACCCTGAGAAGGTCAGAAAGGACATCAAGGGCGACAAGTGGGAACAGAAGCGCCAAGAGCGCAGAGAGACCGGTGACTACCCGGCTGAACCGTGGTCGACCTACGACACCCCTGCATAA